From the Marinitoga sp. 38H-ov genome, one window contains:
- a CDS encoding DUF2877 domain-containing protein: MIEVSKLLFDKRLENSKLKEFFKTKHSKYFEFDNSDIFTLTTYENRVGALGMTAPPNFLKFSTIKLENNNLIFDNNYILNNYIIYDPKITQIFYFEPLNKNIELLKEKIDNRIFKKIITTLNEKKYDDLIGFGPGLTPLFDDILSGILLINSIKRKFDDSYILEKAKYKTNKLSYFQLSHSSKGYAPKPVKEYLEKGNKANLLNMGDTSGLGWIIGISFFFDLEG, from the coding sequence ATGATTGAAGTTTCAAAATTGTTGTTTGATAAACGATTAGAAAATAGTAAACTAAAAGAATTTTTTAAAACCAAACATTCTAAATATTTTGAATTTGATAATAGCGATATTTTTACTTTAACAACTTATGAAAATAGGGTCGGGGCATTAGGAATGACCGCCCCTCCCAATTTCTTAAAATTTTCAACAATTAAATTAGAAAATAATAATTTAATTTTTGATAATAATTATATTTTAAATAATTACATTATATATGATCCAAAAATAACACAAATTTTTTATTTTGAACCATTAAATAAAAATATAGAATTATTGAAAGAAAAAATTGACAATAGAATATTTAAAAAAATCATTACTACATTAAATGAAAAAAAATATGATGATTTAATAGGTTTTGGCCCTGGTTTAACTCCATTATTTGATGATATTTTATCTGGAATATTGCTAATTAATTCAATTAAAAGAAAGTTTGATGATTCATATATTCTAGAAAAGGCAAAATATAAAACAAATAAATTATCATATTTTCAATTATCTCATTCTTCTAAAGGATATGCTCCAAAACCTGTTAAAGAATATTTAGAAAAAGGAAATAAGGCTAATTTGTTAAACATGGGGGATACTTCAGGATTAGGTTGGATTATTGGTATTTCATTTTTCTTTGATTTGGAGGGATAA
- a CDS encoding xanthine dehydrogenase family protein molybdopterin-binding subunit: MRYEYKPPIKFEYVGKPMNRVDAIEKVTGQAKYVTDMFFPNMLHAAIKKSPIPHGIIKNIDISKAEKLPGVRAIVTGKDVPYRQGIYLVDRPIITPDRVRYVGEPVAAVAADSLDIARQAVELIEVEYEELPVIQDPREAMKGEVLIHPDLAKYDKLPLYNIEPEKNVFHHHKTRKGDVEKGFAEADIIVEKEYSLPQMYHAPLEPHGAIAFWDYNEKLTVYSSAQSPFTLRNLIAHAFKLPRHKVRVIAPYVGGGFGAKAGINMEGIVIALSEKLKGRYIKLIYSREEDIRAVVRQGMYAKIKTGVKKDGTITAMEATLIFDGGAYAEYGTNVVRAAGYTLPGSIYVPNLKTDSYGVYTNHFLGGAFRGFGHGELHWATERNLDEVAQELGMDPVELRLKNLLKPGLTNSMGQTIHHDTGNPEACLKKAAELIEYGKKTEPSGPRKVRGKGLATLVKAPAMPTNAGSAVIIKFHEDATVTLQASIQEIGQGFNTAVVQMAADALHISPDKIHFVTPNDTDVNPYEWQTVASRALWTVGNALYRAAEDALNQIKNIASQVLGVAPHNLEVEDDRVFVKYRPEKYILLKDIVMGYTYPDGHAIGGPVIGRGSFVPEMLTNLDLETGQGNAAAEWTFGAQGAEVEIDLNTGELKIIQLVGVFDAGTIINPITAGGQVVGGMIQGMGPAIFEGIKYNEKGYPLTVSFTDYKIPTIADIPEEIKYDFVQTFEESSPFGAKGVGEHPMISVPPAIASAIYDAIGVNLRELPLTADKILEAINKRN; encoded by the coding sequence ATGAGATATGAATACAAACCACCTATTAAATTTGAATATGTTGGAAAACCTATGAACAGAGTAGATGCAATTGAAAAAGTAACTGGTCAAGCTAAATATGTTACTGATATGTTTTTCCCAAATATGTTGCATGCAGCAATAAAAAAGAGTCCAATTCCACATGGAATTATAAAAAATATTGATATATCAAAAGCAGAAAAATTACCAGGAGTTAGAGCTATTGTCACTGGAAAGGACGTTCCATATAGGCAAGGTATATATTTGGTAGATAGACCTATTATAACCCCAGATAGGGTTAGATACGTTGGAGAACCTGTTGCTGCTGTAGCTGCAGATTCATTAGATATCGCAAGACAAGCTGTCGAGTTAATAGAGGTTGAATATGAAGAATTACCAGTAATTCAAGATCCTAGAGAAGCAATGAAAGGTGAAGTATTAATTCATCCTGATTTAGCAAAATATGATAAATTGCCATTATATAATATTGAACCCGAAAAGAATGTTTTCCATCATCACAAAACAAGAAAAGGTGATGTAGAAAAAGGATTTGCTGAAGCTGATATTATAGTTGAAAAAGAATATTCTTTACCTCAAATGTATCATGCTCCACTTGAACCACATGGAGCTATAGCATTTTGGGATTATAATGAAAAATTAACAGTATATTCTTCAGCTCAATCTCCATTTACTTTAAGAAATTTAATAGCTCATGCATTTAAGTTACCTAGACACAAAGTTAGAGTTATTGCACCATATGTTGGTGGCGGTTTTGGCGCTAAAGCTGGTATTAATATGGAAGGTATAGTAATTGCTTTATCTGAAAAACTAAAAGGAAGATATATTAAATTAATATATTCAAGAGAAGAAGACATTAGGGCTGTTGTTAGACAAGGAATGTATGCAAAAATAAAAACCGGTGTTAAAAAAGATGGAACTATTACAGCTATGGAAGCTACATTAATTTTTGATGGTGGTGCATATGCAGAATATGGAACTAATGTAGTAAGAGCTGCTGGTTACACATTACCAGGTTCTATTTATGTTCCAAATTTAAAAACAGATTCATATGGTGTATATACAAATCATTTCTTAGGAGGAGCTTTTAGAGGGTTTGGACATGGAGAATTACATTGGGCTACCGAAAGAAATCTTGATGAAGTTGCTCAAGAATTAGGAATGGATCCTGTTGAATTACGATTAAAGAATTTACTCAAACCTGGTTTAACAAATTCAATGGGACAAACAATTCATCATGATACAGGAAATCCAGAAGCTTGTTTGAAAAAAGCGGCTGAATTAATAGAATATGGCAAAAAAACAGAACCATCTGGTCCTAGAAAGGTTAGAGGAAAAGGATTAGCTACATTAGTAAAGGCTCCAGCTATGCCAACTAATGCTGGTTCTGCAGTAATTATAAAATTCCACGAGGATGCAACTGTTACTTTACAAGCAAGTATACAAGAAATCGGACAAGGTTTTAATACTGCAGTTGTTCAAATGGCTGCAGATGCATTACATATTTCTCCTGATAAAATTCATTTTGTTACTCCAAATGACACAGATGTTAATCCATATGAATGGCAAACTGTAGCTTCAAGAGCATTATGGACAGTAGGAAATGCGTTATATAGAGCTGCTGAAGACGCTTTAAATCAAATAAAAAATATTGCTTCTCAAGTTCTTGGTGTTGCTCCACATAATTTGGAAGTAGAAGATGATAGAGTATTTGTAAAATATAGACCAGAAAAATATATATTATTAAAAGATATTGTAATGGGATATACATATCCTGATGGACACGCAATAGGAGGTCCTGTAATTGGTAGAGGAAGTTTTGTACCTGAAATGCTTACAAATCTCGACTTAGAAACAGGGCAGGGAAATGCTGCAGCTGAATGGACATTTGGCGCACAAGGCGCAGAAGTAGAAATTGATCTTAATACTGGTGAATTAAAAATAATTCAATTGGTTGGAGTTTTTGATGCAGGAACAATTATTAATCCTATTACTGCAGGCGGTCAAGTTGTCGGAGGAATGATTCAAGGTATGGGACCTGCAATTTTTGAAGGTATTAAATATAATGAAAAAGGATATCCATTAACTGTTTCATTTACAGATTATAAGATTCCTACAATAGCTGATATACCAGAAGAAATTAAATATGATTTCGTTCAAACATTTGAAGAATCTTCACCATTTGGAGCAAAGGGTGTTGGAGAACATCCTATGATTTCAGTCCCTCCAGCAATTGCATCTGCTATATATGATGCTATAGGTGTGAATTTAAGAGAATTACCATTAACTGCAGATAAAATATTAGAAGCTATAAATAAAAGAAATTAA
- the smc gene encoding chromosome segregation protein SMC, protein MNLLELRIKGFKSFAKNTILNLDSNIVSIVGPNGSGKSNIVDAIRWLLGEQSSKQIRISEKNDVIFSGSDKYPPAKKAEVFIKIRDDEGKIRNIGKILTADGKNIYKIDNRTVRLKDIFGIIGGAGVGKSFYSIISQDQVRELVSASSDQIRNIIEDAAGIKTYLDKKEIALKMLNQTKENLERLNDVLYEVEKRVKSLSNRASRAKKHVEYNEELKNIGVKYFGSKSISIDRKIKEVENSILENKNKIKTYLSESFEIERLYKELKREIEEKEEQLSVYGEKIENFRQRLKSYEDMKKLLENEINSLNSKIVEKDWEKKKLEEDLEKNEKRFEEVNDLLNKYENEISKYIDEIKIIEQEKKEIENSISEEINKLTELKEEIKKINYYLKESENKKNKLINELADKEERLKFLNTEKNNLEKNILELEDKIKELENELNTITKKEENLNNEIYQKKNKVDELHSELNNTYNYLQKLNHDKDLTERKIQNLSLQITEYEGFSYAIKKLFEAFYNDENLVDVVLNLIEVPEELETAITMVAGYRLQNVVIRNSNKVSSYINYLKAEEAGRVTFLPLDLINPKIKKYKELENEPGFYGYIVDLINYNNEYKKAIEYVFGNAIVVDSLRTALNIKKTYTNLSLTISTTDGEIINTSGAITGGLSKGNNSTLLLTRKRELQTLKEDLNEINQEIKEYEEKLKKIEFEYKKELLELRKLEEKLNEIKYNRLNGANSYKDFKNNYDSSKKRLNEIINRIDSYEERKEEIHLELKILDNDIDIAKDKIIKFENEIIELEKHNKTTHDELRLKIAKLDELNLYKNSINEKINSYKSEYLKIKNETKTINNTIESINNLLNELKSDINKKKIDLIDYEKEIKAMNDEIEDAFKMMRMSREGKSEKFDELEKYELKKNELKDKIDELKNLSHELELEIQNLKHEKDFLIEKAKNIGISSNDFIYDELSEAEIIALERRIDDIKKALKHLGSVDLGVLDEYEMVKKELDDRQSQKDDIMQSIKSIQEGIEKIDNEAEEKYLSTFNLVNEKFAQFIKELFVGGDGVLKMVGEGKAFEKGVEISVKKPGRNFQKLQLFSGGEKALITSAFLFALMNVNPSPFYLLDEIDAPLDDINAAKLAKLIKNHAEKTQFMIITHNKLMMEIGEIFHGITMRHGVSQVVPVNFKFLEDLTK, encoded by the coding sequence TTGAATCTTTTAGAATTACGAATTAAAGGATTTAAAAGTTTTGCAAAAAATACCATTTTAAATCTAGACTCAAATATTGTAAGCATAGTTGGACCAAATGGGTCCGGAAAATCTAATATTGTAGATGCTATTAGATGGCTACTTGGAGAACAATCCTCTAAACAAATTAGAATTTCAGAAAAAAATGATGTTATTTTTAGTGGCTCTGATAAATATCCTCCTGCTAAAAAAGCTGAAGTATTTATAAAAATACGAGATGATGAAGGTAAAATAAGAAATATCGGAAAAATATTAACAGCAGATGGTAAAAATATATATAAAATTGACAATAGAACGGTACGTTTAAAAGATATATTTGGCATTATTGGTGGAGCTGGGGTTGGAAAATCCTTTTATTCTATTATATCACAAGATCAAGTTAGAGAATTAGTTTCTGCATCTTCTGATCAAATTAGAAATATAATTGAAGATGCAGCTGGAATAAAAACTTATTTAGATAAAAAAGAAATCGCATTAAAAATGTTGAATCAAACAAAAGAAAATCTTGAAAGACTTAATGATGTATTATACGAAGTTGAAAAAAGAGTCAAATCTCTTTCTAATAGAGCATCTAGGGCTAAAAAACATGTTGAATATAATGAAGAATTGAAAAATATTGGAGTTAAATACTTTGGTTCAAAGAGCATTTCGATTGATAGAAAAATAAAAGAAGTTGAAAATTCTATTTTGGAAAATAAAAATAAAATTAAAACATATCTATCAGAAAGCTTTGAAATTGAAAGATTATATAAAGAACTAAAAAGAGAAATTGAAGAAAAAGAAGAGCAGTTATCTGTATATGGAGAAAAAATAGAAAATTTTAGACAACGCTTAAAATCATATGAAGATATGAAAAAACTATTAGAAAATGAAATTAATAGTTTAAATTCAAAAATTGTTGAAAAAGATTGGGAAAAGAAAAAATTAGAAGAAGATTTAGAAAAAAACGAAAAAAGATTTGAAGAGGTAAATGATTTACTAAATAAATATGAAAATGAAATAAGCAAATATATAGATGAGATTAAAATTATTGAACAAGAAAAAAAAGAAATCGAAAACTCTATTTCTGAAGAGATTAATAAATTAACTGAATTAAAAGAGGAAATAAAAAAAATAAACTATTATCTAAAAGAATCGGAGAATAAAAAAAATAAATTAATTAATGAATTAGCTGATAAAGAAGAAAGATTAAAATTTCTAAACACTGAAAAAAACAATCTAGAAAAAAACATTTTAGAATTAGAGGATAAAATAAAAGAATTAGAAAATGAATTAAACACTATAACTAAAAAGGAAGAAAACTTAAATAATGAAATTTACCAAAAGAAAAACAAAGTTGATGAACTACATTCAGAATTAAATAATACATATAATTATTTACAAAAGCTAAATCATGATAAGGATTTAACAGAAAGGAAAATTCAAAATCTTTCCTTACAAATAACAGAATATGAAGGTTTTTCATATGCAATTAAAAAACTTTTTGAGGCATTTTATAATGATGAGAATTTAGTTGATGTTGTTCTTAATTTAATTGAAGTACCAGAAGAACTAGAAACAGCTATAACTATGGTTGCGGGATATAGACTTCAAAATGTTGTTATAAGAAACTCTAATAAAGTTTCTTCGTATATTAATTATTTAAAAGCTGAAGAAGCAGGAAGAGTAACGTTTTTACCTTTAGATTTAATTAATCCAAAAATAAAAAAATATAAAGAATTAGAAAATGAACCTGGTTTCTACGGATATATTGTAGATTTAATTAATTATAACAATGAATATAAGAAAGCTATAGAATATGTTTTTGGTAATGCTATTGTTGTGGACTCATTAAGAACCGCTTTAAATATCAAAAAAACATATACAAATTTATCTTTAACTATTTCTACGACTGATGGAGAAATAATTAATACTTCTGGTGCAATAACAGGCGGACTTTCAAAAGGTAATAATTCCACATTACTTTTAACTAGAAAAAGAGAATTACAAACATTAAAAGAAGATTTAAATGAAATAAATCAAGAAATAAAAGAATATGAAGAGAAGCTAAAAAAAATTGAATTTGAATATAAAAAAGAACTATTAGAATTAAGAAAATTAGAAGAAAAATTAAATGAAATTAAATATAATAGATTAAATGGTGCAAATTCATATAAAGATTTTAAAAATAATTATGATTCATCAAAAAAACGGTTAAACGAAATAATTAATAGAATAGATTCATATGAAGAAAGAAAAGAAGAGATACATCTTGAATTAAAAATTTTAGATAATGATATAGATATTGCTAAAGATAAAATTATAAAATTTGAAAATGAAATCATTGAATTAGAAAAGCATAACAAAACTACTCATGATGAATTGCGATTAAAAATTGCCAAACTAGATGAATTAAATTTGTACAAAAATTCTATTAATGAAAAAATTAATTCATACAAATCTGAATATTTAAAAATAAAAAACGAAACCAAAACAATAAATAACACTATTGAATCTATCAATAATCTTCTTAATGAATTAAAATCAGATATAAATAAGAAAAAAATCGATTTAATTGATTATGAAAAAGAAATTAAAGCAATGAACGATGAAATAGAAGATGCTTTTAAAATGATGAGAATGAGCAGAGAAGGAAAATCTGAAAAATTTGACGAACTTGAAAAATACGAACTAAAGAAAAACGAATTAAAAGATAAGATCGATGAATTAAAAAATCTATCCCATGAATTAGAGTTAGAAATCCAAAATTTAAAACATGAAAAAGATTTTTTAATAGAAAAAGCAAAAAATATAGGTATATCTTCAAATGATTTTATATATGATGAGCTTAGTGAAGCGGAAATTATTGCTTTAGAAAGAAGAATTGATGACATAAAAAAAGCATTAAAACATTTAGGAAGTGTAGATCTTGGCGTATTAGACGAATATGAAATGGTAAAAAAAGAGTTAGACGACAGGCAAAGTCAAAAAGATGATATTATGCAATCAATAAAAAGTATCCAAGAAGGGATAGAAAAAATAGACAATGAAGCTGAAGAAAAATACTTATCTACATTTAATCTTGTAAATGAAAAATTCGCACAATTTATTAAAGAATTATTTGTAGGCGGAGATGGCGTTTTAAAAATGGTAGGTGAAGGAAAAGCATTTGAAAAAGGTGTAGAAATTTCTGTTAAAAAACCTGGAAGAAATTTTCAAAAATTACAACTTTTTTCAGGAGGAGAAAAAGCATTAATTACTTCAGCATTTTTATTTGCATTAATGAATGTCAATCCAAGTCCTTTTTATTTATTAGATGAAATCGATGCTCCATTAGATGATATTAATGCAGCAAAATTAGCTAAATTAATTAAAAATCATGCAGAAAAAACACAGTTTATGATAATTACACATAATAAATTGATGATGGAAATTGGAGAAATATTCCACGGTATCACTATGAGACATGGTGTTTCTCAGGTTGTACCAGTTAATTTTAAATTTTTAGAAGATTTAACAAAATAA
- a CDS encoding xanthine dehydrogenase family protein subunit M, which translates to MITFSYDYVKPKSLDEALEILDQENVYPILGGTDLIVKMRASVIKPRTVIDLKGIDELFNVDFSKEKGLTFGAGIKLNVLIEEFDYVKEYYPTLFQGIRVVGGYQTRNRGTVVGNLCNASPASDTAPALLTYNAELNIISKKGERTVKITEFFKGPGKTVLEKGEIVKSVHIPFEGESIGRYYKISRIKAVDLATIGMALTVIDPNGKREIRVALASVAPTPIRIFEAEEFIKGKELTMENVEQFAQIIQDSVNPITDARGTAEYRKRMAKILPIKLLREMNMIKEGL; encoded by the coding sequence ATGATTACTTTTTCATATGATTATGTAAAACCAAAAAGCCTTGATGAAGCCCTAGAAATACTTGATCAAGAAAACGTTTATCCTATATTAGGCGGAACTGATTTAATTGTAAAAATGCGAGCCAGTGTAATTAAACCAAGAACGGTTATTGACTTAAAAGGAATTGATGAACTTTTCAATGTTGATTTTTCAAAAGAAAAAGGGCTAACCTTTGGTGCAGGAATAAAATTAAATGTTTTAATCGAAGAGTTTGATTATGTAAAAGAATATTATCCTACATTATTTCAAGGTATTCGTGTTGTAGGTGGATATCAAACAAGAAATCGCGGAACAGTAGTAGGAAACTTATGCAATGCTTCTCCAGCATCAGATACTGCTCCTGCATTACTTACTTACAACGCAGAATTAAACATTATTTCTAAAAAAGGAGAAAGAACAGTAAAAATCACTGAATTTTTCAAAGGACCTGGAAAAACTGTTTTAGAAAAAGGAGAAATTGTAAAATCGGTACACATTCCATTTGAAGGAGAAAGTATTGGAAGATATTATAAGATTTCAAGAATTAAAGCTGTTGATTTAGCTACAATAGGTATGGCTTTAACTGTTATTGATCCTAATGGGAAGAGAGAGATTAGAGTTGCTTTAGCTTCTGTTGCTCCTACGCCAATTAGAATATTCGAAGCTGAAGAATTTATAAAAGGAAAAGAATTAACTATGGAAAATGTGGAACAGTTTGCTCAAATAATTCAAGATAGCGTAAATCCAATAACAGATGCTAGAGGAACCGCTGAATATAGAAAGAGAATGGCAAAAATATTACCTATAAAATTATTAAGAGAAATGAATATGATAAAGGAGGGATTATAA
- a CDS encoding uracil-xanthine permease family protein: protein MSESEYLNVVPQEDRSEGMGTGGLILLGLQHTFTMFGATVLVPYLTGIPVNVALFTAGLGTLLFHWITKWKVPVFLGSSFAYIAPIVAVVMHYMNEAGLGYNNIQDAVAAGVDLKPYLAYATGGIFLAGLVKFGFGILIKFIGIRRFEKLFPPVISGTMIILIGLILSPVAINMASGNWWIALVSLFTAVIVRLYTRGFSRLIPVIWGIIVGYIVAAITGNVSFAEVGTASWVGIPEIYLPKFSWYAAAAIVPVAIAPSVEHFGDIFAISAVVGKKFYEDPGMHRTLMGDGLATSLGGFFGGPANTTYSENTGVLAFTKAFNPWIMRIAAFFAILLALIPKVGALVRSIPVPVMGGIEILLFGMIASIGAKTLINNQVKVEGKNLVTMSLMLVTGLGGAVFQAGNFALQGLGLAAVVGILVNAILTLTGASDE from the coding sequence ATGAGCGAAAGCGAATATTTGAATGTCGTTCCTCAAGAAGATCGAAGTGAAGGTATGGGGACAGGGGGATTAATATTATTAGGATTACAACATACCTTCACAATGTTTGGCGCAACAGTATTGGTGCCTTATTTAACAGGTATACCTGTAAATGTAGCGTTATTCACAGCTGGACTTGGAACATTATTATTTCATTGGATCACAAAATGGAAGGTACCAGTATTTTTAGGCTCTAGTTTTGCATACATTGCTCCAATAGTTGCAGTAGTAATGCATTATATGAATGAAGCTGGACTTGGATATAATAACATTCAAGATGCAGTAGCAGCTGGAGTAGATTTAAAACCATACTTAGCCTATGCAACAGGTGGAATATTTTTAGCAGGTTTAGTAAAGTTTGGTTTTGGAATATTAATTAAGTTTATAGGTATTAGGAGATTTGAAAAATTATTCCCGCCAGTAATATCAGGAACAATGATAATATTAATAGGTTTAATATTAAGTCCAGTAGCAATAAATATGGCAAGTGGAAATTGGTGGATAGCATTAGTATCTTTATTTACGGCAGTAATAGTAAGATTATATACAAGAGGATTTAGTAGATTAATACCTGTTATATGGGGGATAATAGTAGGGTATATAGTAGCAGCAATAACAGGAAATGTAAGTTTTGCAGAAGTAGGAACAGCAAGTTGGGTAGGAATACCAGAAATATATTTACCAAAATTCTCATGGTATGCAGCAGCTGCAATAGTACCAGTAGCAATTGCACCATCAGTAGAACACTTCGGTGATATATTTGCAATATCAGCAGTAGTAGGAAAGAAATTCTATGAAGATCCAGGAATGCATAGAACATTAATGGGCGATGGTCTTGCAACATCATTAGGAGGATTTTTTGGAGGACCTGCAAATACAACATATAGTGAAAATACTGGAGTATTAGCATTTACAAAAGCATTTAATCCATGGATAATGAGAATAGCAGCATTCTTTGCAATATTATTGGCATTAATACCAAAAGTAGGAGCATTAGTAAGATCAATACCTGTACCAGTAATGGGTGGAATAGAAATATTATTATTCGGTATGATTGCAAGTATTGGTGCAAAAACATTAATAAACAACCAAGTAAAAGTAGAAGGGAAAAATCTAGTAACAATGTCATTAATGTTAGTAACCGGTTTAGGTGGGGCTGTTTTCCAAGCAGGGAATTTCGCTTTACAAGGGTTAGGTCTTGCTGCTGTTGTTGGAATTTTAGTTAACGCTATATTAACTTTAACTGGTGCTTCAGATGAATAA
- the fdrA gene encoding acyl-CoA synthetase FdrA, translated as MVYKLIKPNSYYDSVTLMLITEDIKKHDDVEEALVGMGTDTNKEFLRELGMIDEELEKTTPNDLLIVIKGNNINMDELENEVEKLLKAEAEEDEGEKFYPSLDSAVKKLNGANMAVISIAGEYAGFETRKALDHGLNVMLFSDNVPLETEIELKKYALEKGLLVMGPDCGTAIINGVPMAFSNVVKRGKIGIIAASGTGAQEVSSIISNLGCGISQLIGTGGRDVKKDVGGLMFLEGIRRLIEDDETDIIVLVSKPPYPEVVEKATELLKKSNKKHVVHFVNGVVEDPTITVGYTLEDTAIKAALLCQGKNIEKDIYTYFDFLESFDFESKVKEEVSKIKEGKYIRGLYSGGTLADETMVLLSKEIGPIYSPAPLDPKYKLENINLSKENTVVDMGEDEFTVGRPHPMIDFTMRKSRLIKEYLDKETAIIMVDVVLGWGSHMDPAGEIAEAVKTARETSENYRCVIANICGTYEDPQKYYEQKKKLEDEGIIVFPSNASAVKFAVNVWKELGR; from the coding sequence GTGGTTTACAAATTGATTAAACCAAATTCGTATTATGACTCAGTTACACTTATGCTTATTACAGAAGATATTAAAAAGCATGATGATGTTGAAGAAGCTCTTGTTGGAATGGGTACTGATACTAACAAGGAATTTTTGAGAGAGTTAGGAATGATTGATGAAGAATTAGAAAAAACTACTCCTAATGATTTATTGATAGTAATAAAAGGTAATAATATTAATATGGATGAACTTGAAAATGAAGTTGAAAAATTATTAAAAGCTGAAGCTGAAGAAGATGAAGGAGAAAAATTTTATCCTTCTTTAGATAGTGCTGTAAAAAAATTAAATGGCGCAAATATGGCAGTTATTTCTATAGCTGGTGAATATGCTGGATTTGAAACAAGAAAAGCTTTAGATCACGGTTTAAATGTAATGCTTTTTAGTGATAATGTACCTTTAGAAACAGAAATTGAATTAAAAAAATATGCTTTGGAAAAAGGATTACTAGTTATGGGACCTGATTGTGGAACAGCCATTATAAATGGTGTCCCAATGGCATTTTCAAATGTCGTAAAAAGAGGAAAAATTGGAATTATCGCCGCTTCAGGTACTGGAGCACAAGAAGTTTCTTCGATAATTTCTAATCTTGGCTGTGGAATATCTCAACTAATAGGAACTGGCGGAAGGGATGTTAAAAAGGATGTAGGTGGATTGATGTTTCTTGAGGGAATTAGAAGATTAATAGAAGATGATGAAACTGATATTATTGTCTTAGTTTCTAAACCTCCTTATCCTGAGGTAGTTGAAAAAGCAACTGAATTATTGAAAAAATCTAATAAGAAACATGTGGTTCATTTTGTAAATGGTGTAGTAGAAGATCCTACTATTACTGTTGGGTATACATTGGAAGATACTGCCATTAAAGCTGCATTATTGTGTCAAGGTAAAAACATAGAAAAAGATATTTATACTTATTTTGATTTCTTAGAATCATTTGATTTTGAGTCTAAAGTTAAAGAAGAAGTTTCAAAAATTAAAGAAGGTAAATATATAAGAGGATTATATTCAGGTGGAACATTAGCTGATGAGACTATGGTATTACTATCAAAAGAAATTGGCCCAATTTATTCACCAGCTCCACTTGATCCAAAATATAAATTAGAAAATATTAATTTAAGTAAAGAAAATACCGTTGTTGACATGGGTGAAGATGAATTTACTGTAGGACGACCTCATCCAATGATTGATTTTACAATGAGAAAATCTAGATTAATAAAAGAATATCTCGATAAGGAAACCGCAATAATTATGGTTGATGTTGTTCTTGGATGGGGATCACATATGGATCCTGCAGGTGAAATTGCAGAAGCTGTAAAAACTGCACGAGAAACATCTGAAAATTATCGTTGTGTTATAGCAAATATTTGTGGAACATATGAAGATCCTCAAAAATATTATGAACAAAAGAAAAAGCTGGAAGATGAAGGAATAATTGTCTTCCCAAGCAATGCAAGCGCAGTTAAATTTGCAGTTAATGTTTGGAAGGAGTTGGGAAGATGA
- a CDS encoding (2Fe-2S)-binding protein, producing the protein MKITFTVNNENVEVDVKPNETLLDVLRDKLFLTGAKEGCGNGECGACTVIYNGRPVNSCLILAPEADGSVIETVEGLTKDNKLHPVQEAFVEANAFQCGYCTPGFIMSTKAMLEKIPNPTKEVIVERLAGNLCRCTGYTVILDAVKIAAQKMGGAK; encoded by the coding sequence ATGAAGATTACTTTTACTGTAAATAATGAAAATGTAGAAGTGGATGTAAAACCAAATGAAACCCTCCTTGATGTTCTTAGAGATAAATTATTTTTAACAGGCGCTAAAGAAGGATGCGGAAACGGAGAATGCGGTGCTTGTACTGTAATATACAATGGAAGACCTGTTAATTCTTGTCTAATATTAGCACCTGAAGCTGATGGTTCTGTTATTGAAACCGTTGAAGGTTTAACAAAAGATAATAAATTACATCCTGTCCAAGAGGCTTTTGTTGAGGCAAATGCATTTCAATGTGGATATTGTACTCCTGGATTTATTATGTCGACTAAGGCTATGTTAGAAAAAATACCTAATCCAACAAAAGAGGTTATTGTTGAAAGATTAGCTGGAAATCTATGTAGATGTACTGGTTATACTGTTATTTTAGATGCAGTTAAAATAGCTGCCCAGAAAATGGGAGGTGCAAAATAA